Below is a window of Halogeometricum rufum DNA.
CGGACTCGGCGTCGTCGAGGAGAGGGTCGCTGGCCACGAGCGTCGTCCACGAGTGCGCCCGGAGGTGGTCGAGGGCGTCGCGGGCGTCGCCATCGACGAGGAGGTCCGCGGCGAGGACGTCCGCGTCGGCGACGACGCGCGCCGGACTCGGGTCGGGGTCAGTCATCGCCCTCGCGCCGCCGGCGGAGCGTCTCGCGAATCGTCTCCTCGTCCGTCTCGAACGGCGCCGCCCGGTCGAACAGCGTGGCCCACGTCTCCATATCTGCCGGTAGGGTCGTGTGGGGAAAGAAACGTGACGGTTCCGTGAGCGACCGCTGTGGCAACTTCGGACGGTTTCTCTCGGTCGGTCGGAGACGCTCACGTACCGTCTCGCGATTACGCCGACTACCATAGCTTTATTTCGACTACGCCCATCGATGTGTCCATGACGATACAACGCCGACGGTTCCTGCAGGCGACGGGGGCGGGGACGCTCGCGGCGCTGGCGGGGTGCACCGGAGAGGACGGCGAGAACGCGCAGACGCAGGCGGAGTCGACGGACGGGAGCGCGACGGCCGACGCCGCGGGGCAGTCGGAGCCGTCGGGCGACGCGGAGTTGACGCTGGCGACGACGACGAGCACGTACGACACCGGCCTGCTCGACGCGCTCAACCCCGTGTTCGAAGAGCAGTTCGGCGCGACGGTCAAGACCATCCCGCAGGGGACGGGCGCGGCCATCGAGACGGCCCGCAACGGCGACGCGGACGTCATCCTCGTCCACGCCCGCGGCGCGGAGGACGAGTTCCTGCAGGACGGCTTCGGCGTCAACCGTCGCGACGTGATGTTCAACGACTTCGTCGTCGTCGGCCCGCCGGACGACCCCGCCGGCGTCGGCGGGATGTCGTCGGCGACGGAGGCGTTCGCCACCATCGCGGAGACGGAGTCGACGTTCGTCTCCCGCGGCGACGACTCGGGGACGAACAAGAAGGAGCTGAACATCTGGGAGGCGTCCGGTGTCGACCCGTCTGGCCAGTGGTACCGCGCGATAGGCAAGGGGATGGGCGACACGCTGGTGCAGGCCGACCAGTCCGGCGCGTACACGCTCGCAGACAGGGGGACGTATCTGGCGACCAAGGACAACATCGACCTCACTATCCACGTGCAGGGACCGCTGAAGGACGGGCCGACCATCCTGAAGAACCCCTACGGCGTCATCCCGGTCAACCCCGCGAAGTACGGCGACGTGAACTACTCGCTGGCGATGGCGTACGCCGGCTTCCTCACCGGACCGCAGGGGCAGGAGATAATCGACGGCTACACCGCCAACGGGTCGCAGTTGTTCTTCCCGAACGCGCTGGCGGAGGAACCGCAGTTCGGCCAGTACGTCCCCGAGGACTGGGACGGCTCCTCGCAGTCGCAGGAGGACCTCCGGTTCGAGCACTGGGTCGACGCCGTCGTCCCCGAGGACTTTTAGTCGGACGGGGGCAGAGGCTCACCCGTGCTCGTCGGTACGCTGTTCGGCGACCTGAACACGCAGTACCTCGTCAGCATCACGCTCGTCTCGCTGTACGTGAGCACCGTGGCCGTCGCCGTCAGCACCGCCGTCAGCCTCCCCGTGGCCGTCGCCGTCGCGTTCGGCGACTTCCGCGGTAAGTCGGCGCTCACCTCCGTCATCTCGACCGGGATGGGCTTTCCGAGCGTCGTCGTCGGCCTCGTCGTGCTCCTCGCCCTCTCGAACTCCGGACCGCTGGGCGACTTCGAACTGCTGTTCACCCCGCGGGCGATGATCATCTCCCAGACCATCCTCGCCACGCCCGTCGTCCTCAGCGTCTCGCTGTCGGCCGTCGAGTCCGTCGGCGACGACCTGCGCGAGGCGGCGTTCGGGACGGGCGGGACGACGACGGACGTCGGACTGGTCGTCCTGCGCGAGGCGCGGTACGGCATCGTCACGGCCGTCCTCGCGGGCTACGGCCGCGCCATCAGCGAAGTCGGGTCGGTGCTCATCGTCGGCGGCAACATCGTCTTCTCCGACCAGACCTCCTACACGCGGACGCTCACGACGGCCATCACCGTCGAGGCGCGGAAGGGCAACGTCGAGACGGGACTGGCCCTCGGCGCCATCCTCCTCGTCCTCGTCCTCGGCGTGAACGCCGTCGGGTCGCACCTCCGCGACCGGACGCCGGGCAAGCGAACCGCCGGCGACCGGTCGAGTTCGGTCGGAACGTCGCTGGGCGGAGGTGACGGCCGATGAGCGAAGCCCGCGAGGTGGCGGCCGCCGGAGACGGGCGGAGCGACGACGGGTCGACCGGCGGCCTGCGCCTCGCCGCGCGCGGCGTCACGCACGGCTTCGAGGGCGAGACGGTCTTCGCCGACGTGGACCTCGCGGTGGAACCGAACGAGGTGCTGGCCGTCGTCGGCCCCTCGGGGAGCGGGAAGACGACGCTGCTCCGCCTCCTGGCCTGCTTCGAACCGCCGGCCGCGGGCGTCGTCACCGCGAACGACCGCGAGGTGTGGGCGATGACGGACGAGGAACGCCTCCGCGTCCGTCGACGCCTCGGGATGGTGTTCCAGCACCGGAGCCTGTTCTCGGCCACCGTGGCGTCGAACGCCGCCTACGGCCTGCGCGTCCGCGCCTCGTGGGGCGAGCGGATTCGCGCCGCCGTCCGCGGGTTCCTCGGCTCCGCGGAGACGCCGCGGGCGGCCGAGGAGGCCCTGCGGACGGTCGGCATGGCCGAGAAGGCGGACCGACACGCGGCGTCGCTGTCGGGCGGCGAGGCCCAGCGCGTCGCCATCGCGCGCGCCCTCGCCCCCGAACCGGACGTGTTGCTGTTCGACGAACCCACGTCGAACCTCGACCCGCGGAACACGGCCATCGTCGAGGAGGCGGTTCGCGCCGCGAGAGACCGGGGCATGGGCGTCTGTCTCGCCACGCACGACATGCAACAGGCGCGGCGCGTCTCCGACCGGACGGCGGTCCTCCTCGGCGGCGAGATAATCGAGTGCGGCCCGACGGCGAAGGTGTTCGAGGCCCCCACGGACTCGCGGACCCGCGAGTTCCTCGACGGCGAACTCGTCTACTGAGCCGGCGGCTGCGGGCTTTTTGTGCTGCGTCGCGTTGAGACGCTCATGGACGACTCGTTCGACGCGCACCTCGACGCCGGCGACGTCTCCTTCGACGGGTCGGACGCGCGCCTCCTCGCGACCATCGGCGACGCGGGGTCGGTCAGCGCCGCCGCCGCGGAACTCGGTCGGTCGCGCGCGCGGTGTCTGACCCGGCTCCGCGAACTGGAGGACGCGCTGGGTCCGTTGGTCGAACGGCGACGTGGCGGGTCCGGCGGCGGCGGCAGCGAACTGACCGACGAGGCGCACGACCTGTTGGGCCGATTCGACCGCCTGCAGGCCGCGCTGTCCGGGACCGCGGACGTGCCGGAGACGGTCGTCTCGGGCGTCGTCGAGACCGTCGAGGGGGAACTGTGTGCGGTCGAGACGGCCGCGGGGACGATTCGCGCCGTCGCCACCGAACCCGCGCGCGCGGCGGGGACGTCGGTGACCGTGAGCGTGCGCGCCGACGCGGTGACGCTGCACGAACCCGACGACGCGCCGGACGAGGACGCGACGAGCGCGCGAAACCGCCTCGCGGGGACCGTCGAGAGCGTCGAACGCGGCGACGCCGTCGCCACCGTCGCCGTGGACGCCGGACTCACCACGCCGCTTCGGGCGTTCCTCACCGTCGAGAGCGTCCGCCGACTGTCGCTCGCTCCCGGCGCGCGCGTCGTCGCCTCGTGGAAGGCCACGGCGACGCGAGCGACGCCCGCGGCCGTCGAACCGCGGTGAGTCGGCGGGCGGAGCGCGGCGCACCCGACCGGACGGCCGGTCAGAGCGGTTCGACCAGCCGTTCGAGTTCCCGGCGAGCGTCGTCGGACACCGGTCGGAACGGCCGCCGGACCTGCCCGGCGGGCGCGCCGCGGGCGCGCATGGCCGCCTTCAGGCCCGGGACGCCGTGCGTGGCCGTCACCGCGTGGTTGAGTTCGACGATGGCCTCGTTTCGCTCTCGCGCCGCCTCCGAGTCGCCGTCGCGGTGGGCCTCGTAGACGGACGTGGCGGCTTCGGGGGCGACGTTGGCGACGGCGAGGACGCCGCCGGCGGCGCCCGCGTCGAGGGCGTGCGAGAGGACGCCGCCGGACCCGACCATGAGGTCGAAGTCGGCGTCGCGGGTCAGTCGGCGCTCTCGGACGAACGTGGCCACGTCGCCGCTGGAGTCTTTCATCCCCGCGACGTTCGGATGCGTCGCCAGGTCGCCGACGACGGAGACGGGGAGTTTCACGTCCGTGTACGCGGGGACGCTGTAGAGGTAGACGGGAATCTCGGCCTCGTCGGCCAAGTCGCGGTAGTAGGCCTCCAAGGCGGCGTCGTCGTGGGAGTAGTAGAACGGCGTGACGACGAGGGCGGCGTCGGCCCCGGCGGCCGCGGCGTCGGCCGTCGCCCGTCGGGTCTCCTCGTAGCCCGGGGAGCCGGTGCCGGCGAGGACGGGGACGCTCGCCTCGTCGACGACGACTTCGACGACGCGAGCGCGCTCTTCGGCGGTCATGAGTTCTGCTTCGCTGTTCGACCCGCACGGGACGAGGAAGTCGACGCCGCGGTCCTCCACCCACGCGACCAGTTCGCGGAGGCGAGTCTCGTCTACGGTTCCGTCGTCTGCGAACGGCGTCACGAGTGGGGGTCCGATACCTTGCATCGGGCGAACGTCACCCGGCAGCGTCATGTAGTTTTCCCGCGTCAGCGCGTGGTCACTCGTCCGTCTGACACGGATTTAAGTTCCGCGACGAGTACCGTCTCGGTGGGCGCGCTAACTGACGGCCTCAGTTCCCATCCTCCCACCCGCGCGCCCGGCACACCCACCCCCGGTTCGGCATTCCGGCCGTTTGGTGACGGCGTCGCTCCCCCGTGACGCCGCACCGTTTACGCGTTCCCCCCTTCAGTCTCCGTTCTCGCCGAGCAGGATTGTTCGCACCTCCGCCAGTCCGTCCTCCTCGACGAGGAGCGCCATCTGGTCGCCCGATTCCACCGTCGTTCCGGGAAACGGGATGGTCATCGGCTCTCTCGACCGACCGTGCGCGTAGATGCGACCGACCGACCCGAGGTCGATGTCCGCGACTTTCCGGCCGACGACGGGCGCGCCCTCGGGGACGACCACCGTCGAGATGCGGAGCCCCTCCGTCAAATCGCCGATGGCGTCGAAGTTACCGCCGAGGAGGGCCGTCTTCGCGCCCGCCGCGCCGAGACGTTCGGGGTAGATGACCTCGTCGACGTCGTCGGCGTAGCGTTCGTATATCTCCTGTCGGTAGTCCTCGCTCACGCGCATGACCGCGCGACAGCCGAACTCCTTGCCGACCATGCAGGCCGCGAAGTTCACGTTCGGGTCGCCGGTCAGTCCGCCGACGGCGTCGGCGTCCTCGACGCCGGCGCGGCGAAGCACGGACTCGTTGCTCCCGTCGCCCGCCACCACCGCGAACCCTTCCTCCTCGGCGCGTTCGACCTTCGTCTCGTCGTTGTCCACGACGGTCACGTCGTGACCCTCCTCGCGGAGGACGAGGGCGGTTCGGGCACCGACGCGACCGTACCCCACGATAACAACCTTCATACCCACAGTGGTGGACGCGGGACGGATTAAAACCCACAGTCGCCGCCGGGACCGGTCAGTCGGCACGACCGTCGCCCGGCACGACCATCGTCCGGCGCGACGAACACGCGTTACGACTGCCGTTCGCCGTCCCCGGCGTTCGGGCGAGCCTCCTCCAACCGCTGGTGGAGCGAGTCCACGAGGCCGGAGAGCGTCTCCGTCCCGAACAGAGCCACGAGTACCGCGCCGACGGTGTCGAACACCAGGTCCGTGATGGTGTCGGCGAGTCCGTACTGGACGAGGATGGCTTCGACGCCGAGATAGTCCGCGGCGAGACGGGCGAAGAACTCCAGCACCTCCCAGACGACGCCGAGAGCGAGCGTGAACGTGAGGATGAAGACGAACATGAACCGCGGCGGGAGGTACACCGCCTCGCTGTACTTGTCCACGGCGCGGGCCGACGCGTACCCGACGGCGGCGACGAGCATCGCCGACAGCGTGTGCGTCAGGTGGTCGTACCACCACAGGCCGTCGTACAGGCCGACCATCCCGACGGCGTGAAGCAGGACGGCGGTGGTCACCCACAGCGTGAGTCCCGGCGAGAGCCGAATACCCCAGTCGCGGGAGAGAACGGCGGGGAGGTACGTGATGGAGAGGGCCGCCGCGGCGTTGATGACGATGCTCGCGTTCAGCGTGGCGAGACCGAATCCGAGGATGCCGGCGATGGCCAGTCGCATGCCTCCCGCCGCCAGCGAACCCGCGTTGGGAGGGAGACGCCACTTCACACCCTCGCAGAGGCGTCGAAGGGGGATAAATCTCCGTTCGCCCCCGTCGGCGCGTTCGGTCTGACATGTTAGCACACGACGCGTAACCGTTTTTCCGTTGTATAACAGAGGTCAGGGTGATGATGGCAACTACGCACGCCCTCGCAGGGGTCGTGCTCGCCGTCGTCGTCGCGGTGGTGTTCCCCGAGAGCGCCGCGGCGGCGACGCCGATACCAGTGCTCGCCGCCGCGCTCGGCGGACTGTTCCCCGACTTCGACCTCTACGCGGGGCACCGCAAGACGCTGCACTTCCCGGTGTACTTCAGCGCGCTCGCCGTCCCCGCCGTCGCAGTCGCCGCCGTCGCCCCCTCGACGCTCACCGTCTCGGTGGCGTTGTTCCTCGCCGCCGCCGCGCTCCACTCGGCGATGGACGCCCTCGGGGGCGGTCTGGAGCTGAAGCCGTGGCTCGGCACCTCCGAGCGCGCCGTCTACAGCCACTACCACGGCCGCTGGATTCCGCCGCGCCGGTGGATTCGCTACGACGGCGCGCCGGAGGACCTGCTGGCCGCCGGCCTGTTCGCCCTGCCGACGCTGTACGTCTTCGACGGCCCGATTCAACTCGGCGTGTACGCCGCGCTGGGCGTCTCCGCGGTGTACGTGCTGCTGCGGAAGCCGATGGTCGTCGTCGCGCAGACGGCCGTCGACGCGATGCCCGAACACGTGGTCGAACGGATGCCCGAGCGGTTCGTCGAGGACTTCCGGTAACGGCGAGAACGCGGTTTCTGTTCGGTTTTTGCGGTCGTGAGCGGTTTCGGACGTACCTCATCGGTGAGAGTGAGATTACAGAGAAAGTCTACGCCGGAATTTGAACTCACTCACAAATCGGAGATTTGCTCGCTGCTCAAATCACGGGTACGGCTTTCGTTCACTCCGCACCCCTCGCTGTCGCTCGGGGTTCGAGTTCACAGAAAGCCTAGGCCGGGATTTGAACCCGGGCTCTCGTCCTTACCAAGGACGCGCTTTACCGCTAAGCTACCCAGGCACGCATACGCTCGTTGGCCTGATTCGTCTTTAGGCGTTTCGATTCGGGGACGCCGCGTCACGGAGTTTCACGACACGCCTTATCGGTCCGTCGCCGAGGACGGCACCCGGTCGTCGCCGCGACTCGCGACCGATAGCGACGCGATGCGTTCGGCCGTCGCGTCCGAGAAGGCGGCGGTGGCGGGCGGCAGACTGCCCTCGGCGTCGCACTCGCGGGCCAACTCGGCGGCGTACTCCAAGAGCGCGGGCGGGGCGTCGCCGCCGACGGCCGTCGTGCCGGCGACGACGGAGAGCGTGAAGATGTCCGCTTCGAGGTTCCTGTCGAGCGTGTCGGCGTCGTCCTGTCCCTGCCGGAGCGTCTGGTCGCGACCGAACGCGCGGACGACTTCGACCGCCCGCTTGGCGGCGTCCGTCCGTGCGAGGACGTAGAATCCCCGAGAGACGAGGACGTCGGCGGCGAGAATGTCGATGTCGCCGTCGATGTCGCCCTCCTCGGCGGTGAGCCACGGCTCCTCGTGTGTCAGCGTTCGGGTGAGTCGGAGACCCTCGTAGATGAGTTGGACGCCCGCGGCTCGTTCGGCCAGTCCGTCGGCGTCGGCGTCCACGCTCGGGTCGAGCGCACGGGCGCTCAGGACGGTGAGCACCCCGGGGGTCATCGAAGTTTCGTCGAGACGGTCGAACAACACCTCACGGAGGCGGTCAGGCTCGATATCGTCGAGCGCCTCACGCGCGGCATCGCGGGCCCGCACGGCGTCGTCCATTAGCCGAGAGTTACGGCGGCAAGGGCAAAGACCTTTGGAAAACGCGCAGGACAGACGCGCATGATTCGAACGACGGCGGACGGACCGGTGCGCGTCGTGACCATCGACCGCCCGGAGCGACGAAACGCGCTCCGACCCACCGACCTGGACGACCTAGCCGCCGCCGTGAGCGGCGTCGACCCCGCGGAGACACCCGTCGTCTACCTCCGCGGTGCCGACGGGCAGTTCTGCGCGGGCGCGGACCTCGACAGCGTCGCGGACCTCTCGGACCCCGAGGCGTTCGCGCGACGAGGGCAGCGCGTGGCGAACGAAATCAGCGACGCGCCCGCCGTCGTCGTCGCCGGCGTCGACGGCGCGGCCCGCGGCGGCGGCGTCGAGATGGCCCTCGCCTGCGACGTGCGCGTGGCGACGCCGGAGGCGACGTTCGCCGAACCGGGCGTCGAGTTCGGCCTGTTCGGCGCGTGGGGCGGCACCGTCCGCTTGCCCCGCGTCGTCGGCGAGGGCGAGGCGATGGACTTCGCGCTCTCCGGGCGGGTGGTGGACGCCGCGGAGGCCCGCCGGATGGGGCTCGTCTCGCGCGTCGTCGAGAACCCGCGGGCCGTCGCCGACGAGATAGCCGCCAACCGACCGGACGCGCTCCGCGTCGTGAAGGAACGACTCCGGGACGACGCGGACGACGAGGCGCGCGAACGGGCCGAAGCGGCGGCCTTCGCGCGCCTCCACGAGCGATACGTCGACGACATCCGGCGGGCGCGAACGGGAGAGGAAGCAGAGGACGAGGCGTCCGACGGCTGAAGTCGCTCAGATGAAGTCGCTCAGAGGTCGAGCGGGTCCGGCGCGGGCGGGGTGTGGCGCTTGTGTTCGCTCCGCTCGTACAGTTCGACGACGCGGTCCACCTGCGCCTCGGTCACGTCGAGGTGCTTCGTCGTCGCGGACTTCGAGAGCGGACCGTCCACGTGCAGGGCGAGGATGGCGTCCAGCGTGTCGTAGTCCATCCCCATCTCCTCCTCGTCGGTCTGGCCGGACCACATCTCCGCGGAGGGCGTCTTCATCACGAGGTCCTCTGCGACGCCGACGTGGGCGGCCAATTGCCGGACCTGCTGCTTGTAGAGGTTGCCGATGGGGTTGCAGTCCACCGCCTGGTCGCCGTACTTCGTGAAGTAGCCCGCCAGCGCCTCCGAACGGTTGCCCGTCCCGAGGACCACCTTGTTCTCGTGGTTGGCGACGAAGTAGTTCAGGACGCCGCGGACGCGGACGTAGACGTTCCCGGCGGCCATCCGGTCGTCGGCCGCCTCGGGGAACGTGTCGAAGAACGTCTCGGCGATGGGCTGAATCTCGACGACGTCGTACTCGATTCCCAACTCCTGGGCGACGCGTTCGGCGTCGCTCATGTTCTCGTCGGTGTTGACGACGCTCGGCATCACCAGTCCGTGCAGGTTCTCCGTCCCGAGCGCTTCGACGGCGAGATAGGCCGTGGTCGTGCTGTCGATGCCGCCCGAGAGGCCGAGAACGGCCCCCTCGGCGCCGGCGTCGTCGACCACGTCGCGGATGAACTGCAGGATGTGCTCGTGCGTCGCTTCGAGTTCGTCGTCCGACAGGCGAAGGTCGAGGGGAGCGGTGTCGCTCAGAACCGTCTGGTCCGTGCTCATCAGTCTACGATAGCACCTCAGAGAACTAATAGACACCCGTCGGCGCGGTTCCGTGGACGCCCGTCCAGTTTCGAGGGGCCGAACTGCCGGGTCGGCGAAACGCTACGTTCAAGTGCGGCGGGGCGATTAGGTGAAGATGCGCGCCGACGGGTCACCGAAGGAAGTGAGGTGACGCCCGGTGCGAACGAAGTGAGCGCCGATGGTCCAATGGTAGGACATTAGCTTCCCAAGCTAATAGTCCGGGTTCAATTCCCGGTCGGCGCACTCCCTGCCGCCGTTCGTCGACCGACGTTTCGGTCGTTTCGCTCCCGAGACTCCCGGTCGGCGCAGTTCTACTCCGAACGAAGTGAGGAGTGAAATCACCGCACCGGAATCGAACCCTACCAGTCGCAGCCGACGAGCGGAGCGAGTCGGACCGTCTGGTTCCGGTTCAATTCCCGGTCGGCGCACTCCCTGCCGCCGTTCGCCGACCGACGTTCACCTCGTTTCCCTCGGTGGAACTCCCGGTCGGCACACTGATTTTTCTCTCTCGACGAGATGAGAGAGGTATGAGCCGAAACGAGGGCGATTCGAGGGGTGAGACGCGGGTCGGTTCGGTCGAGCGCATCCACGTCGCGTCGGGGACGGGCGGCGACCCGGAGTCGCGAGAGTCCGTCAGGGCCGTCGCGGGCCGCGGCCTCGAAGGGGACCGATACTTCGACGGCGACGGCATCTACAACGACCGGGACGACTTGGAGCCGAGTGACGTCACGCTCGTCGAGGCCGAAGCGCTGGCGGCCGCCGCCGCGGACTACGACGTGGAGTTCGAACCGGGCGCGCACCGTCGGAACGTCACGACACGAGGGGTGGCACTCAACCACCTCGTCGGCGAGCGCTTCCGCGTCGGTGAGGCCGTCCTCGAAGGAGTGGGCCTCTGTGAACCCTGCGGCTACATGGAGTCGCTCGCGAACGAACCGGACGCGGCGGCGGCGCTCGAACACCGCGGCGGCCTCGACGCTCGCATCGTCGAGTCGGGGCGCATCGCCGTCGGAGACGACGTGAACTGGTGAGCGACGAGCGCCGACCGGGTCCGAGCGGTTCGCCGGTCTGCGACGCCGACCGAGTCCGAGCGGTTCGCCGATTACGACGCCGACCGGGACGTCGAGCGACAGGCGTCTACTCCGCCGGCGTCCCCGTCCCGCACACGTCGGGTTCGTGTTCGACCCACAGACCGAGTCCGGCGTCGTCGTTCACGCGGGCTTCGAGTCCGTAGCAGTCGAGGTCGCTCTCGGCCGTGCCGAACGTCTTCCACTCGCTCCGGTCGTCGACGCGGAAGTACACCTCGTACGCCGCCTCGGCGGCGTCGTCGGCCCACGGGCCCTCGACGGCGACGGCGGCGGCGTCCTCACCGGCGGCCGAGAGGTCGTACGACGACCAGAAGGCGACTTCGCCGCCGCGTTCGACCAGCACGTGGACCGTGTGGTCGGCGTCGTGGCGGTTCACCACCCGGACGTAGCCGAGACTGGCGGTCCCCTCGGGCCGGTCGTTCTGCGCGTTCACCCCACCACACCCCGCGAGCGCGGAGACGCCCGCCGCAGTCGCGGCGAGGAGTCGGCGTCGCGAGAGCGTGGACTCCCATCCGTTCATGCCTGCGACTATTCGTCGGAGGTGAAAAGCATTCGCGTCGGAGAGAGTCTGTTTTCCGGACGCGTTCAGTCGAGGTACGGCCCGAACGCGCGCGAGTCGAAGAGGGCCAACAGGTCGGCCGTCGCGTCGGCGTCGAACCGGAGGACGCGCCGCCACCACGGCCCCCGCCCCGAGTCGTTCGAGAGGTCGGTGACGATGCGGTTCGCGTCGGCGCCCGCGTCGGGCGAGGAGAGCGGAACCACGCGGTCGAACAGGCGCGAGCGGTCGGTGCCGGCGACGAGAACTTCGGCGTCGAACGTCTCGCGCTTGACGTGCGCGTTGTTGGCGAATCGGGCGCGGTCGGTCGCCGGGAGCGACTCGTACCCCTCGCCCGTGACGGCGACGTCGACTTCGAACGCGCCGACGAGGTACGCGCCCCACTCGGGCGCGAGGTAGTCCGCGGCGTCCGTCTCCGGGCCGTCCGCGGCGTCCGTCTCTGGGCCGTCTGCGGCGTCGACTCCGGGATTCCCGTCGGCGTCGCCGCCCACCGTCTCGTGCCGGTCCAGCGTCGCGTAGAACAGTAGCCAGTCGCCCGTGTCCAGACCCGAGAGCGGCCCGGCCTTCACGCCGTGTTCGTCGCCGTAGGTGTAGCGCTCGCAGAACGGGTAGCCGGCGAACTCGGGGTCCAGGTGGACCCGCGCGTCGCGGACGTCGGCGGGCAGTTCGACGGGCGGGTCGATGTCGGCGTACGTCGGTACCGTCGCGTCCGAGCGCGTGGGTTCTCGCTCGGGGATGGGGACGTAGGCGAACGTGCCGTCGGGGTAGACGGGGCCGCGGACGCCCGGAAGCGTGGTGTTGGCGGCGATGTTGATGGCGATGGCGCGGGGCACGCCGGACGTAGGCGGGGCGGGGACTTAGCTCCCACTCGTGAGTCGTGGAGGTGCGCCTCTCGGGGTGCGCCGGCGCACCGGCGCGGCGACTCAGGCGAGTCGGTTCGCGCAGTTCCAGCACCGGTCGAACGTGCGGTCCGGTTCGTTCTCCGTCCCGCAGTGCGGGCAGTAGCGGCCGTCGGACCGACTGTCCGGCCTGTCGGCGGGCGAGTTCGGCGACGCGGCGAGACGCGGCGTCCGCGCGAGGCCGCCGCGTTCGGTCCCCTGTGCAACCGTCCCGTCGGGACGGTCCTCGGAGTCCCCGAACACGCCGTCGTACCCCGTCTCGTCGCCGTTGTTCAGGAGGTACCGATACACCAGTAGCTGGAGTACCGTGAGCCCGATGGCGTAGACGACGATCCAACCCCACGGGTCCATACTGTGGTATCGGTTAGCAAGGTACTTTATCGTTCGGGGGGAGCGCCGTCGCTCTCGGACGCGGCGCGGCGAGGAGGGTGGAGAACGGCTCAGTCGTCGGACCCGGGGTCGGACCCGGAGTCGGACTCGACGGCGTCTGGGGCGTCGGGCGCGTCCGGCGGCGAGAGCGTGCGTCCGAACTCGTCGAACGTGTCGAGTCCGTCGGGGAGGTCGTACGGAATCCGCCGCTCCTCCTGTCGGTTGACGAGGCGGTCCGCGACGGGGTCGGCGACCGACTCCCAGCCGGGTTTGACGCGGATGCTCTCGGCGGGCGTGCCGGCGACGACGTGGTGGGCGGGGACGTCGCCCTGCACGACCGACCGCGCGCCGACGACGCTGTTGGTGCCGATTCGGATGCCGGCGCGGACCATCGCGTCGTAGGTGACGCGGGCGTCGTCCTCGACGACGGTGTGGTAGTTCTCGACTGCGGTCTGGTCCACCACGTCGTGGTCGTGGCTGTAGAGGTGAACGCCGTCGGAGATGGAGACCCGGTCGCCGATGGTGAGTCGC
It encodes the following:
- a CDS encoding TOBE domain-containing protein; the encoded protein is MDDSFDAHLDAGDVSFDGSDARLLATIGDAGSVSAAAAELGRSRARCLTRLRELEDALGPLVERRRGGSGGGGSELTDEAHDLLGRFDRLQAALSGTADVPETVVSGVVETVEGELCAVETAAGTIRAVATEPARAAGTSVTVSVRADAVTLHEPDDAPDEDATSARNRLAGTVESVERGDAVATVAVDAGLTTPLRAFLTVESVRRLSLAPGARVVASWKATATRATPAAVEPR
- a CDS encoding potassium channel family protein gives rise to the protein MKVVIVGYGRVGARTALVLREEGHDVTVVDNDETKVERAEEEGFAVVAGDGSNESVLRRAGVEDADAVGGLTGDPNVNFAACMVGKEFGCRAVMRVSEDYRQEIYERYADDVDEVIYPERLGAAGAKTALLGGNFDAIGDLTEGLRISTVVVPEGAPVVGRKVADIDLGSVGRIYAHGRSREPMTIPFPGTTVESGDQMALLVEEDGLAEVRTILLGENGD
- a CDS encoding amino acid ABC transporter ATP-binding protein, which codes for MSEAREVAAAGDGRSDDGSTGGLRLAARGVTHGFEGETVFADVDLAVEPNEVLAVVGPSGSGKTTLLRLLACFEPPAAGVVTANDREVWAMTDEERLRVRRRLGMVFQHRSLFSATVASNAAYGLRVRASWGERIRAAVRGFLGSAETPRAAEEALRTVGMAEKADRHAASLSGGEAQRVAIARALAPEPDVLLFDEPTSNLDPRNTAIVEEAVRAARDRGMGVCLATHDMQQARRVSDRTAVLLGGEIIECGPTAKVFEAPTDSRTREFLDGELVY
- a CDS encoding substrate-binding domain-containing protein; this encodes MTIQRRRFLQATGAGTLAALAGCTGEDGENAQTQAESTDGSATADAAGQSEPSGDAELTLATTTSTYDTGLLDALNPVFEEQFGATVKTIPQGTGAAIETARNGDADVILVHARGAEDEFLQDGFGVNRRDVMFNDFVVVGPPDDPAGVGGMSSATEAFATIAETESTFVSRGDDSGTNKKELNIWEASGVDPSGQWYRAIGKGMGDTLVQADQSGAYTLADRGTYLATKDNIDLTIHVQGPLKDGPTILKNPYGVIPVNPAKYGDVNYSLAMAYAGFLTGPQGQEIIDGYTANGSQLFFPNALAEEPQFGQYVPEDWDGSSQSQEDLRFEHWVDAVVPEDF
- a CDS encoding DUF7114 family protein; its protein translation is MDDAVRARDAAREALDDIEPDRLREVLFDRLDETSMTPGVLTVLSARALDPSVDADADGLAERAAGVQLIYEGLRLTRTLTHEEPWLTAEEGDIDGDIDILAADVLVSRGFYVLARTDAAKRAVEVVRAFGRDQTLRQGQDDADTLDRNLEADIFTLSVVAGTTAVGGDAPPALLEYAAELARECDAEGSLPPATAAFSDATAERIASLSVASRGDDRVPSSATDR
- a CDS encoding enoyl-CoA hydratase/isomerase family protein, which produces MIRTTADGPVRVVTIDRPERRNALRPTDLDDLAAAVSGVDPAETPVVYLRGADGQFCAGADLDSVADLSDPEAFARRGQRVANEISDAPAVVVAGVDGAARGGGVEMALACDVRVATPEATFAEPGVEFGLFGAWGGTVRLPRVVGEGEAMDFALSGRVVDAAEARRMGLVSRVVENPRAVADEIAANRPDALRVVKERLRDDADDEARERAEAAAFARLHERYVDDIRRARTGEEAEDEASDG
- a CDS encoding dihydrodipicolinate synthase family protein translates to MQGIGPPLVTPFADDGTVDETRLRELVAWVEDRGVDFLVPCGSNSEAELMTAEERARVVEVVVDEASVPVLAGTGSPGYEETRRATADAAAAGADAALVVTPFYYSHDDAALEAYYRDLADEAEIPVYLYSVPAYTDVKLPVSVVGDLATHPNVAGMKDSSGDVATFVRERRLTRDADFDLMVGSGGVLSHALDAGAAGGVLAVANVAPEAATSVYEAHRDGDSEAARERNEAIVELNHAVTATHGVPGLKAAMRARGAPAGQVRRPFRPVSDDARRELERLVEPL
- a CDS encoding ABC transporter permease — encoded protein: MLVGTLFGDLNTQYLVSITLVSLYVSTVAVAVSTAVSLPVAVAVAFGDFRGKSALTSVISTGMGFPSVVVGLVVLLALSNSGPLGDFELLFTPRAMIISQTILATPVVLSVSLSAVESVGDDLREAAFGTGGTTTDVGLVVLREARYGIVTAVLAGYGRAISEVGSVLIVGGNIVFSDQTSYTRTLTTAITVEARKGNVETGLALGAILLVLVLGVNAVGSHLRDRTPGKRTAGDRSSSVGTSLGGGDGR